Below is a window of Herminiimonas arsenicoxydans DNA.
CGCAACGCGAAGACTTTCTCTCAGCGGCATTGTTGCGACTGCAAGCCAGACGTTTTCTTGTTGGCTTCCTGATTGCGTGGTTGAGCGCGGGACTGCTGAAAGTCTGGCTCGCTTTTCCGCGACCTTTGGCAGTGCTTGGTTCAAGCGTACAGATGATCGGGTCTCCACATGATCTTTACAGCTTCCCCAGTGGTCACGCGGTTTATGCAGCCCTTGTCGCTGTAGTGCTTTGGCGTCTCGTGACATCCATATTTCGTCCTGCACTCTTGGTTTTTATCGTGTGGGTGGGGTGGTCAAGGATCGCGGCAGGCGCGCATTTTCCAGCTGACGTGATAGCGGGTAGTTTGATTGGGGCTATGTCAGGAATGCTTGCGAATCGATTTGTTCTGCCAGTACTAGGGGACGGTAATTCGACATCTATACGACGTGCATTTAATCGAGTATTGCAGCAAGCGAAGCACCTGTTTTCTACTGGAAAATTGACCCGTGCGAACACGTTATTGCAGGATGCGCACGTGCTTGGACAGTGCCTCTTTTGGCCACATTTTTTGAGCCATCTTTGGATGCTGCGCATCGCATATGTTCGACGAGATTGGCGAGAAATGCGCGGACAACTACTAAGGCTTGCGCTGGTTCCGGTGGGCAACGTCATGGGATGGCTACCTTTAGGTAATACAGGAAACACGAACGTGAGTGTATTCAAGTCGATGCCAACACCAATTCGTCTTAAAAATATTATAGAAAAACAATATGACCGATAAGATCATTCAGCATGGTGAGCGCTCTCTGTTTTATGTTCGTCCCTGGCGCTGGTGGTCTGTTGCGATGATGGTGCTCATGCTTGATGTTTCCTCCAAGGCTGCCATATCCACTTTAATGGCATATGGCGAAGCTATTCCTGTTACTGGCTATTTCAACTTGGTGCATGTCTGGAATACCGGTGCAGCATTCAGTTTTTTGGCCGATAGCGGAGGCTGGCAGCGGTATTTCTTCATTGCGATCGCGTTTGGTGTTTCCTTGTGGCTGGCTTTTGAACTGCGCAAACCACTACCCGCATTATCGGCATGGGCCTACAGCTTAATTTTGGGAGGGGCACTCGGCAATGCCATCGATCGTT
It encodes the following:
- a CDS encoding Hypothetical protein, putative phosphoesterase (Evidence 5 : No homology to any previously reported sequences), producing the protein MTFKHILYDWDGLNVSLFQAINHSSGEFLSLLAYVGSIAGDYRSMPLLLCVLLLLAHRRAQREDFLSAALLRLQARRFLVGFLIAWLSAGLLKVWLAFPRPLAVLGSSVQMIGSPHDLYSFPSGHAVYAALVAVVLWRLVTSIFRPALLVFIVWVGWSRIAAGAHFPADVIAGSLIGAMSGMLANRFVLPVLGDGNSTSIRRAFNRVLQQAKHLFSTGKLTRANTLLQDAHVLGQCLFWPHFLSHLWMLRIAYVRRDWREMRGQLLRLALVPVGNVMGWLPLGNTGNTNVSVFKSMPTPIRLKNIIEKQYDR
- the lspA3 gene encoding Lipoprotein signal peptidase (Prolipoprotein signal peptidase) (Signal peptidase II) (SPase II) (Evidence 2a : Function of homologous gene experimentally demonstrated in an other organism; PubMedId : 10482504; Product type e : enzyme), whose product is MTDKIIQHGERSLFYVRPWRWWSVAMMVLMLDVSSKAAISTLMAYGEAIPVTGYFNLVHVWNTGAAFSFLADSGGWQRYFFIAIAFGVSLWLAFELRKPLPALSAWAYSLILGGALGNAIDRLIRGHVVDYLDFHLGGWHWPAFNAADIGIVCGAALLVMASLHGIGEISKEKP